In Calliopsis andreniformis isolate RMS-2024a chromosome 6, iyCalAndr_principal, whole genome shotgun sequence, a single genomic region encodes these proteins:
- the LOC143181114 gene encoding mitochondrial disaggregase isoform X1, producing MSRLCNLRFYSVAKNAKSSNTLLSNLNLGKSNEIKRLLYRSDGGYVQPYCKLERHIYPVYKLLNVLRSKQFCFSLMKMKTIFNRHDIKYRQKDYKNLAFVLSGIGLTIAVCDASNVKKEKRFFQTVQHGNMSELVRLIKDGIDVNTRHPLGWTALHVAAINGRPEIIKLLLSKGADVNAGDEFINVYKTAIEKGIHSLEVLMLREEEFSDRLNNRATFKGFTALHYAVLADSKACVKILLEGGANPTLENESGHRPVDYARDEEVKEMLQKYALKYDEILKEKEIEERRRFPLEQRLKQHIVGQEGAISIVASTIRRKENGWIDEEHPLVFLFLGSSGIGKTELAKQLAAYIHKNKRDGFIRLDMSEYQEKHEVAKLIGAPPGYVGHDDGGQLTKLLKKCPNAVVLFDEVDKAHPDVLTVLLQLFDEGRLTDGKGKTIECKNATFIMTSNLANEEIAEHAMQLREEAQRVLNSRLDKNDNNDQAPDQIEISRKFKDEVVRPILKAHFRRDEFLGRINEIVYFLPFSRSELIKLVVKELEIWAARAKERHKIDLKWDREVLSILADGYDSHYGARSIKYEVERRVVNQLAAAHERGQLEKECSVLLKPKWHENGASIVLSVRPKGVKEFVDIGDADTLVKNVNATF from the exons ATGTCACGTTTGTGCAATTTGCGATTTTACTCAGTCGCAAAAAATGCTAAAAGTTCGAATACTCTACTGAGTAATTTAAATCTTGGGAAAAGTAATGAAATCAAACGTTTACTTTATCGAAGTGATGGAGGTTATGTACAGCCCTACTGTAAATTGGAGAGACATATTTATCCAGTGTATAAATTATTGAATGTGCTAAGGTCTAAACAATTTTGTTTTTCGTTAATGAAGATgaagacaatattcaataggcaTGACATTAAGTACAGACAGAAAGATTACAAGAATTTAGCGTTTGTGTTGAGTGGTATTGGTTTAACTATAGCTGTCTGTGATGCATCTAATGTTAAGAAAG AGAAACGTTTCTTCCAAACTGTACAACATGGCAATATGTCTGAATTAGTTAGG CTTATAAAAGATGGTATAGATGTTAATACACGCCATCCACTGGGCTGGACAGCACTACATGTTGCAGCTATTAATGGGAGACCAGAAATTATAAAACTGTTATTAAGCAAAGGTGCAGATGTTAATGCAGGAGATGAATTTATCAATGTTTATAAAACTGCTATAGAGAAGGGGATACATTCGTTAGAAG TGCTCATGCTAAGAGAGGAAGAATTTTCCGATCGTTTAAACAATAGAGCTACATTTAAGGGTTTTACAGCACTACATTATGCAGTATTAGCAGATTCAAAAGCTTGTGTGAAAATATTGTTAGAGGGAGGAGCTAATCCAACACTAGAAAATGAATCTGGTCATCGTCCAGTAGATTATGCCAGAGATGAAGAAGTGAAAGAAATGCTTCAGAAATATGCTCTAAAATATGACGAGATATTGAAGGAAAAA GAAATAGAAGAACGTCGTAGATTTCCGTTAGAGCAACGTTTAAAACAGCATATTGTTGGGCAAGAAGGAGCGATATCTATTGTTGCGTCAA CTATCAGAAGAAAGGAGAATGGATGGATAGATGAGGAACATCCATTGGTATTCTTATTCTTAGGTTCATCAGGAATTGGAAAGACTGAGTTAGCAAAACAATTAGCTGCTTATATTCATAAAAATAAGCGGGATGGATTTATTCGTTTGGATATGTCAGAGTATCAGGAGAAACATGAAGTTGCTAAATTAATTGGAGCTCCACCAGG GTATGTAGGTCATGATGATGGTGGACAGTTAACAAAACTTTTGAAGAAATGtccaaatgctgttgtactgttTGATGAAGTAGATAAAGCTCATCCTGACGTGTTAACAGTCCTATTGCAACTTTTTGATGAG GGAAGATTAACTGACGGTAAAGGAAAAACGATTGAATGTAAAAACGCTACTTTCATAATGACTTCGAATTTAGCAAACGAAGAAATTGCAGAACACGCCATGCAACTTCGAGAAGAAGCTCAACGTGTTCTAAATTCGAGACTTGACAAGAATGATAACAATGATCAAGCTCCTGATCAAATTGAAATATCTCGCAAATTTAAGGACGAAGTG GTGCGGCCTATACTGAAAGCTCATTTCCGAAGAGATGAATTTTTAGGCAGAATTAATGAAATCGTTTATTTTCTACCATTTTCTCGATCCGAGCTAATAAAATTAGTGGTGAAAGAGCTAGAAATTTGGGCAGCCCGTGCAAAGGAAAGACATAAGATAGATTTAAAATGGGACAGAGAAGTACTCTCGATTTTAGCTGATGGGTACGACAGCCATTATGGTGCCCGTTCTATTAAATATGAAGTAGAAAGACGTGTAGTTAATCAATTAGCAGCTGCTCATGAACGAGGTCAACTAG aAAAAGAATGCTCTGTATTACTTAAACCAAAATGGCATGAAAACGGTGCAAGTATAGTTTTATCTGTACGGCCTAAAGGTGTAAAGGAGTTCGTTGATATTGGAGATGCAGATACCTTAGTAAAGAATGTGAATGCTACGTTCTAA
- the LOC143181114 gene encoding mitochondrial disaggregase isoform X2 encodes MSRLCNLRFYSVAKNAKSSNTLLSNLNLGKSNEIKRLLYRSDGGYVQPYCKLERHIYPVYKLLNVLRSKQFCFSLMKMKTIFNRHDIKYRQKDYKNLAFVLSGIGLTIAVCDASNVKKEKRFFQTVQHGNMSELVRLIKDGIDVNTRHPLGWTALHVAAINGRPEIIKLLLSKGADVNAGDEFINVYKTAIEKGIHSLEVLMLREEEFSDRLNNRATFKGFTALHYAVLADSKACVKILLEGGANPTLENESGHRPVDYARDEEVKEMLQKYALKYDEILKEKEIEERRRFPLEQRLKQHIVGQEGAISIVASTIRRKENGWIDEEHPLVFLFLGSSGIGKTELAKQLAAYIHKNKRDGFIRLDMSEYQEKHEVAKLIGAPPGYVGHDDGGQLTKLLKKCPNAVVLFDEVDKAHPDVLTVLLQLFDEGRLTDGKGKTIECKNATFIMTSNLANEEIAEHAMQLREEAQRVLNSRLDKNDNNDQAPDQIEISRKFKDEVVRPILKAHFRRDEFLGRINEIVYFLPFSRSELIKLVVKELEIWAARAKERHKIDLKWDREVLSILADGYDSHYGARSIKYEVERRVVNQLAAAHERGQLGVKEFVDIGDADTLVKNVNATF; translated from the exons ATGTCACGTTTGTGCAATTTGCGATTTTACTCAGTCGCAAAAAATGCTAAAAGTTCGAATACTCTACTGAGTAATTTAAATCTTGGGAAAAGTAATGAAATCAAACGTTTACTTTATCGAAGTGATGGAGGTTATGTACAGCCCTACTGTAAATTGGAGAGACATATTTATCCAGTGTATAAATTATTGAATGTGCTAAGGTCTAAACAATTTTGTTTTTCGTTAATGAAGATgaagacaatattcaataggcaTGACATTAAGTACAGACAGAAAGATTACAAGAATTTAGCGTTTGTGTTGAGTGGTATTGGTTTAACTATAGCTGTCTGTGATGCATCTAATGTTAAGAAAG AGAAACGTTTCTTCCAAACTGTACAACATGGCAATATGTCTGAATTAGTTAGG CTTATAAAAGATGGTATAGATGTTAATACACGCCATCCACTGGGCTGGACAGCACTACATGTTGCAGCTATTAATGGGAGACCAGAAATTATAAAACTGTTATTAAGCAAAGGTGCAGATGTTAATGCAGGAGATGAATTTATCAATGTTTATAAAACTGCTATAGAGAAGGGGATACATTCGTTAGAAG TGCTCATGCTAAGAGAGGAAGAATTTTCCGATCGTTTAAACAATAGAGCTACATTTAAGGGTTTTACAGCACTACATTATGCAGTATTAGCAGATTCAAAAGCTTGTGTGAAAATATTGTTAGAGGGAGGAGCTAATCCAACACTAGAAAATGAATCTGGTCATCGTCCAGTAGATTATGCCAGAGATGAAGAAGTGAAAGAAATGCTTCAGAAATATGCTCTAAAATATGACGAGATATTGAAGGAAAAA GAAATAGAAGAACGTCGTAGATTTCCGTTAGAGCAACGTTTAAAACAGCATATTGTTGGGCAAGAAGGAGCGATATCTATTGTTGCGTCAA CTATCAGAAGAAAGGAGAATGGATGGATAGATGAGGAACATCCATTGGTATTCTTATTCTTAGGTTCATCAGGAATTGGAAAGACTGAGTTAGCAAAACAATTAGCTGCTTATATTCATAAAAATAAGCGGGATGGATTTATTCGTTTGGATATGTCAGAGTATCAGGAGAAACATGAAGTTGCTAAATTAATTGGAGCTCCACCAGG GTATGTAGGTCATGATGATGGTGGACAGTTAACAAAACTTTTGAAGAAATGtccaaatgctgttgtactgttTGATGAAGTAGATAAAGCTCATCCTGACGTGTTAACAGTCCTATTGCAACTTTTTGATGAG GGAAGATTAACTGACGGTAAAGGAAAAACGATTGAATGTAAAAACGCTACTTTCATAATGACTTCGAATTTAGCAAACGAAGAAATTGCAGAACACGCCATGCAACTTCGAGAAGAAGCTCAACGTGTTCTAAATTCGAGACTTGACAAGAATGATAACAATGATCAAGCTCCTGATCAAATTGAAATATCTCGCAAATTTAAGGACGAAGTG GTGCGGCCTATACTGAAAGCTCATTTCCGAAGAGATGAATTTTTAGGCAGAATTAATGAAATCGTTTATTTTCTACCATTTTCTCGATCCGAGCTAATAAAATTAGTGGTGAAAGAGCTAGAAATTTGGGCAGCCCGTGCAAAGGAAAGACATAAGATAGATTTAAAATGGGACAGAGAAGTACTCTCGATTTTAGCTGATGGGTACGACAGCCATTATGGTGCCCGTTCTATTAAATATGAAGTAGAAAGACGTGTAGTTAATCAATTAGCAGCTGCTCATGAACGAGGTCAACTAG GTGTAAAGGAGTTCGTTGATATTGGAGATGCAGATACCTTAGTAAAGAATGTGAATGCTACGTTCTAA